The Streptomyces sp. BHT-5-2 genomic interval CCGTAGGGGGCGCCGCCGGGCTGCTGCCCGTACGGGGCCTGGGCCGGCTGCTGCGCGAACGGCTGCGCCTGCGGCTGCGATACCTGAGGCTGAGGTGTCTGCGGGGGCACCTGCTGCGGCGCGGCCTGCGCGGCGTGCGGGGCGCCCGACGGAGCGGCCTGCCCCTGCGGCTGTGCCTGCTGACCGGGGTGGGTGTGCCCCGTCCACTGGGAACCGTCCCACCAGCGGAGTTGATGGGGGGTGCCCTGTGGATCGGCGTACCAGCCCGCAGGGATGTTCGCATTCGTCATATGCGGAAGACTATCGCCAGGCCGCGGAGCTCGGCCGGGGTCAGGGCAGCCGCCAGTCCACCGGCTGGGCTCCCTGCCGCACGAGGAGATCGTTGACCCGGCTGAACGGCCGCGAGCCGAAGAAGCCGCGGTCCGCGGACATGGGGGAGGGGTGCGCGGACTCCACGGCCGGCATCCCGCCCAGCAGCGGCCGCAGATTGCGCGCGTCGCGCCCCCACAGCACCGCCACCAGCGGGCCGCCGCGCGCCACCAGCGCCCGGATGGCCTGTTCGGTGACCTGCTCCCAGCCCTTGCCGCGATGCGCCGCGGGCTTGCGCGGCGCGGTGGTCAGCGCTCTGTTCAGCAGCAGGACGCCCTGCTGGGTCCACGGGGTGAGGTCGCCGTTGGAAGGCCGGGGCAGCCCGAGGTCGGAGTGCAGCTCGCGGAAGATGTTCTCCAGGCTTCCGGGCAGCGGCCGGACGTCCGGCGCCACGGAGAAGCTCAGCCCGACCGCGTGCCCCGGGGTGGGGTAGGGGTCCTGTCCGACGATGAGCACCCGTACCTCATCGAAGGGTTGCTGGAAGGCCCGCAGCACATTGCTGCCGGCCGGGAGGTACGTCCGGCCCGCGGCGATCTCCGCCCGCAGGAAGTCGCCCATCGCGGCGATCTGCCCGGCGACCGGCTCAAGTGCCTTGGCCCAGCCTGGTTCGACGATGTCTTGGAGAGGTCGTGCAGCCACGGGATCACCCTACTGGCCGATGCACCCTCCTCCTCAAATCCCGGTCACCCCCGCTCAGGCCACCGCCGCCCGCACGCACAGCACGTCCGGCAGATGGGAGGCGAGCTGCCGCCAGCTGTCGCCGTCGTCGGCGCTGGCGTAGAGCTCGCCGCAGCGGTTGCCGAAATACACCCCCGCGGGGTCGGCGTCGTCGACGGAGAGGGCGTCCCGCAGCACCGTGCCGTAGTGGTCCTCCTCGGGGAGCCCGGCGCTCAGCGGCTCCCAGCTCGCGCCGGCGTCGGAGGTGCGGAAGACCCGGCAGCGGTGCCCGGCCGGCACCCGGTCGATGTCGGCGGTGATCGGGAAGAGGTAGGCGACGTCGCCTCTTCGGGGGTGCGCGGCCACCGCGAAGCCGAAGTCGGAGGGCAGACCGCCGCCGACGTCCGTCCAGGTCGCCCCGGCGTCGTCGCTGCGGTAGACGCCCCAGTGGTTCTGGAGGTAGAGCCGGGCGTGGTCGACCGGGTCCGGCGCGATCTTGTGGACGCACTGGCCGAACTCGGGGTGCTGGTCGGGCAGGAAGACCGCCTTGACACCGGAGTTGGACGGCGCCCAGCTGGCGCCGCCGTCGCGGGTGCGGAACACCCCGGCGGCGGAGACCGCGACCGTCACCGAGGCGGCGTCCCGGGGATCGGTGACGACGGTGTGGACGGCGAGGCCGCCGCCGCCCGGCACCCACCGCTCGCGGCTGGGGTGCTCCCAGAGCGCCCGGACCAGCTCGAAGGTCTCGCCGCGGTCCTCGGAGCGGAACAGCCCGCCGGGCTCGGTGCCGGCATAGACCACCTCGGGCGCCGCCGGGCCCGCCGGGTGCAGCTGCCACACCCGCTCCAGCGAAGTCCCGGTGTCCTTGGGGTACTTCACGGCCGGGCGGGCCGGCTCCTGCCAGGTCTCGCCCAGGTCGTCGGAGTGGAAGACCGACGGGCCCCAGTGCGCGCTGTCGGCGCCGGCCAGGAGTCTGGGCCGCGCGCCGCGGGTGTCGATCGCGAGGGAGTAGACCGCCTGGGCGGGGAAGTGCGGTCCGCTCAGCCGCCAGGCACCGCGCTGCCGACGGCCGATGAACAGCCCTTTGCGGGTGCCCACCGCGAGGAGTACGTCTGTCATGCCGGAACACCTCCGGGACGCCGTTGTCTCAGCTGGTTGCCAGTGTGCACCGCACCACTGACAACGGCGTCCCGGTCTGTGTCGGCGCAGGTCAGACGGCCCGGTGATACTGCTGCGGGATGTGCACGGCGGCGCCGAGTTCGCGCGCGGCGTGCTGGGCGAAGCTCGGCGAGCGCAGCAGCTCGCGGCCGAGCAGCACCGCGTCGGCCTGGCCGCCCGCGACGATCTTCTCGGCCTGCCGGGCCTCGGTGATCAGCCCGACGGCGCCCACCGCGAGGCCGGCCTCCTTCTTGACGCGCTCGGCGAACGGCACCTGGTAGCCCGGCCCCACCGCGATCCGCGCGTTCGGGGCGTTGCCGCCGGTGGAGGTGTCCAGCAGGTCGACGCCGTGCTCCGCGAGGTCGCGGGCGAACCGAACGGTGTCGTCGGCGGTCCAGCCCTCGCGATCGTCGCCGTCGTCCTCGCTGAGCCAGTCGGTCGCCGAGATCCGGAAGAACACCGGCAGGTCCTCGGGCCACACCGCGCGCACCGCGTCGACGATCTCCAGGGGCAGACGGGTCCGGTTCTCGTACGAGCCGCCGTAGGCGTCGGTGCGCCGGTTGCTGTACGGGGAGAGGAACTGGTTGATCAGGTAGCCGTGCGCGCCGTGGATCTCGGCCACCTGGAAGCCGGCGTCCAGGGCCCGGCGCGCGGTCTCGGCGAACTGCCCGACCACCTCGGCGATCCGAGCCGTCGACAGCTCCTCCGGGGTGGTGGAGGCATCGTCGAAGGGCAGCGGGCTCGGGCCGACCGGCCGCCAGCCGAACGGCTCCTCGGGGCGCAGCGCGCGGCCGCGGTCCACCCAGGTCCGCTCGGAGGACGCCTTGCGGCCGGCGTGTGCGATCTGGATGCCGGGGACGCTGTTCTGGGCCTTGATCGCGTCGGTGATCCGGCGGAACGCCGCGGTCTGGGTGTCGTTCCACAGCCCCAGGTCGTAGGGGGTGATCCGGCCCTCGGGGGCGACCGCGGTCGCCTCGGTGAGGATCAGGCCGGTGCCGCCCGCGGCCCGCGCCGCCAGATGCTGGAAGTGCCAGTCCCCGGGGGTGCCCTCGGTCGGCCCCTCGGGGGCGGCGCTGTACTGGCACATCGGCGCCATCCACAGGCGGTTGGGAACGGTCAGCGACCGAAGGCGGAGGGGCTCGAAGAGTGCGCTCACGGCAGGCTCCTGTACCTGGACGGGGACGAAGGGCGGGACCGCGACGACCCCGCCCTTCTACGATAGGCATCGTAGTACGGCAGATGTCAAACTACGATGGTTCTCGTACAATGGGTGCCTCGGGGGGCGCAGGAACCGCCGGGAATACCGCGCGCGAGTGCGCCGCCGGCCCGTCGCCGGTCAACAGATCCGCAGGTCAGGAGCAGTCATGACGACCGAAACCCCAGTCGCCGGGGCCGCCTCGGGTGCCCGGTCGCTACCGCACCCCGACCGCGAGGACATCCGGCTCGCCCAGGTGCTGCACGCACTCGCCGACCCGATGCGGCTGCGGATCGTCTGTGCCCTGGCCGCCGCCGACGGCGAGCTGAACTGCGCGGACATCGAACTCCCGGTCAGCAAGTCGACCTGTACGCACCACTTCCGGGTGCTCCGCGAGCACGGCGTGATCCAGCAGTTCTACCGCGGCACCGCCAAGATGAACGGCCTGCGCCGGGCCGACCTCGACGGGCTGTTCCCCGGTCTGATCGACGGCGTCCTCCGCGCGGCCGATCTCCAGGAGCGTCGCCTCGGCGAACGGTGAACGGGCCCGCACCGGCGACGGCACGGGCCCGGCGGACGCCGTCGCTCAGCGACCCACCATCGCCGACCGCGCCGCGTGCAGCAGCCCCTCCCAGTCGGCCAGCTTGACCGTGCCGCGGCCCAGGCTGCGGCCCCGTTCCGCCTCGGCCGCCTCGATGGCCAGCCAGCCCCGCCAGGGCACCGGCCGCGCCCCGGCCCGCTCCAGCGCCGCCACCGGATCCACCGCCACCGGCCGCTGGGCCAACTCCGCCGCGTCCGCCAGCAGGGACGTCGCGGTCTCCTTGGCGCACGGCCGGTTGGTGCCGATCACGCCGGTGGGGCCACGCTTGATCCACCCCGCCACATAGACGCCCGGGTCCGGCTTCCCGTCCCGCAGGACCCGCCCGTCCGCGTGCGGCACCGTCCCGGTCGCCTCGTCGAACGGCAGCCCCGGCTGCGGAAGCCCCCGATAGCCCACCGACCGCAGCACCAACTGCCCCTCGATCTCCTCGTGTTCACCCGTCCCCGCGACCCCGCCGCGCCCGTCGGGTACGGTCCGCTCGAACCGCACCGCCCGCACCCCGTCCGCCGGATCGCCGAGGATCTCCACCGGCCGCAGGAAGAACCGCAGATGGATCCGGCGCGGCCGACCCAGCCCCGACGCCATGGCCACCGGCCGCTCGGCCCAGTCGTGCAGCACCTCGATGTTCCGCCGCACCGGGGCGGGCAGCGCGCTCGGGTCGCGGTAGGCCGGGTCCAGGGCCAGTTCCTCCGGCCGGACCAGCACCCGCGTACCGGGCAGCGCGCCCAGCTCCCGCAGCTCCTTGGTGGTGAACTTGGCGTGCGAGGGGCCCCGCCGCCCCACCATCCACACGTCCTCGACCCGGCTGTCGGCCAGCGCCCCCAGCGCCCCCTGCGGCATGTCGGTCGCGGCCAGCTCGGCGGCTCCCCGGGACAGCATCCTGGCCACGTCCACCGCGACGTTGCCCACCCCGACCACCACCGCCGAACGCGCCGTCAGCGCGAAGCCGTCGGCCGCCGCGTCCGGGTGCGCGCTGTACCAGGCGACGAAGTCGGTGGCCGGATGGCTGCCGGGCAGCTCCTCGCCGGGGATGTCCAGCCGTCGGTCGGTGGCGGCGCCCACGCAGAACACCACCGCGTGGAACATCTTCCGCAACTCCGCCAGGCCCACGCCCGCATCGCCCACCTCGACGTTCCCCAGGAAGTGCACCCGGGGGTGCTCCAGCACCGTCCGCAGGTTGTTCTGCAGCGACTTGATCTTCTCGTGGTCCGGTGCCACGCCGTACCGCACCAGCCCGTAGGGGCATGGCAGCCGGTCCAGGACGTGGACCTCGATGTCCGGGACGGAATCCTGTCCGACCAGGGTCTGAGCGGTGTAGACACCGCTCGGTCCGGAACCGATCACAGCGACACGAAGCACGGGTGGCCCCTTCCGCGGAGTAACCCCAGGATCGCACCGGTGGCCGTGCGGCGGGAGAGCTGCGCTATCGGGGTTGCTCCCGGTCCGATGAGCGTGCCGCGCCCCTTGGCCGGGTGAGCTGGAGGCTAGGTTTTGTTTGTGTCGGAAAGTGAGTTTTATACCGATAACCCCCGATATAAAGCGCAAGGTGGGGCTCTGGCGTGGCCCGACTGGGAGCTTCAGGCGCATGGCTCGGCCGCGCCCGAACTGGGCCCCTGGTTCAGTGCCCGGCTGTCCTTCCCCCACGGCGCCCGGATCGACGTCCTGGTCACGGTGAACGGCGACCGCCTCACCGTCGAGGACGTCCGCGCCGACCCGCCCCTGACACTCGACGACCTGGCCTCCCTCGCCCACTGGATCGAGGGCCCGCTCGACGACGCCTGCCGGGCCGCCACCGGGCGCCCCCCGAAGTCCGCGGCCGGCGCCGTGGCGGCCCCCGATCCGGCGCCCCGCCCGGCCCCCGCCGCACCGGAAAGGCGCGAGGGCGCGGTCCGGCCCCGGCGGACCCGCGCGGGCACCGACGCCCCGGCGGACGACGTCGTGCACGGCGAGGGCGCCCTCTGCGGCGCGGACGCCGCTCCGACGGCCGCCACCGCCCCGGCAAGCACGGCATCCGACGACGGGACACCCGCACCGGCGCCCGGCGCCGCACCGGACGAGGCCCCCGGCCCGGCGCCCACCACCGCGACCGAGGCGGCTCCCGACCCGGCGCGAACCGCCGCACCCGCCGGGGACGACGACCCGGAACCGGACACCGGCCCGCCCCCCGCGGCGGGCGCCGCCTCGGGCGACGGGGCGGGGGTCGCCGCCCGGCCGCCCGACGAGCCGCGCTCGGCCGTCCTCGTCCGCTCCCGGGCCGGCGAACGCCGCAAGATCGCCGCGGCGGCCTACCGGGCCGCCCAGCAAGAGGGCCGCGACCCGATCCAGGCCGTCATGAACGCCACCGGCCGCAACCGCCGACGCGCCCTGCGCCTGATCGCCGGCGCCCGCGACGCCGGCCTGCTGACGCCACGTCATAACAAGCGGTAGACACCGCAATGCGCACAACCGCCCACGAACTCGCGTCGGCCACAGGGGAGTTCATGCCACCGGCAGCCGCCACGAACGAACTGCGCACGGTGCCCGTGGTGCTCCCGCGGTCCGCGGTGGTCACGCGATGCGCGGCGCCCGCGGGTCCGCTACGGTCCCAAGGGCGCCGTCCCCGTCACGCGTCGGGGCCTCCGCGCGTCGTCGCGCCCTCGGGGGGCCGTTCGCCCGGCGGGGCGCCCATCTCCCAGGCCAGCCCGTACCGTTGGAAGAGTTCGGCGCGCAGCCGGACCCGCGGCATCTGGG includes:
- a CDS encoding helix-turn-helix transcriptional regulator, whose product is MTTETPVAGAASGARSLPHPDREDIRLAQVLHALADPMRLRIVCALAAADGELNCADIELPVSKSTCTHHFRVLREHGVIQQFYRGTAKMNGLRRADLDGLFPGLIDGVLRAADLQERRLGER
- a CDS encoding uracil-DNA glycosylase, which codes for MAARPLQDIVEPGWAKALEPVAGQIAAMGDFLRAEIAAGRTYLPAGSNVLRAFQQPFDEVRVLIVGQDPYPTPGHAVGLSFSVAPDVRPLPGSLENIFRELHSDLGLPRPSNGDLTPWTQQGVLLLNRALTTAPRKPAAHRGKGWEQVTEQAIRALVARGGPLVAVLWGRDARNLRPLLGGMPAVESAHPSPMSADRGFFGSRPFSRVNDLLVRQGAQPVDWRLP
- a CDS encoding FAD-dependent oxidoreductase; translated protein: MLRVAVIGSGPSGVYTAQTLVGQDSVPDIEVHVLDRLPCPYGLVRYGVAPDHEKIKSLQNNLRTVLEHPRVHFLGNVEVGDAGVGLAELRKMFHAVVFCVGAATDRRLDIPGEELPGSHPATDFVAWYSAHPDAAADGFALTARSAVVVGVGNVAVDVARMLSRGAAELAATDMPQGALGALADSRVEDVWMVGRRGPSHAKFTTKELRELGALPGTRVLVRPEELALDPAYRDPSALPAPVRRNIEVLHDWAERPVAMASGLGRPRRIHLRFFLRPVEILGDPADGVRAVRFERTVPDGRGGVAGTGEHEEIEGQLVLRSVGYRGLPQPGLPFDEATGTVPHADGRVLRDGKPDPGVYVAGWIKRGPTGVIGTNRPCAKETATSLLADAAELAQRPVAVDPVAALERAGARPVPWRGWLAIEAAEAERGRSLGRGTVKLADWEGLLHAARSAMVGR
- a CDS encoding sialidase family protein, giving the protein MTDVLLAVGTRKGLFIGRRQRGAWRLSGPHFPAQAVYSLAIDTRGARPRLLAGADSAHWGPSVFHSDDLGETWQEPARPAVKYPKDTGTSLERVWQLHPAGPAAPEVVYAGTEPGGLFRSEDRGETFELVRALWEHPSRERWVPGGGGLAVHTVVTDPRDAASVTVAVSAAGVFRTRDGGASWAPSNSGVKAVFLPDQHPEFGQCVHKIAPDPVDHARLYLQNHWGVYRSDDAGATWTDVGGGLPSDFGFAVAAHPRRGDVAYLFPITADIDRVPAGHRCRVFRTSDAGASWEPLSAGLPEEDHYGTVLRDALSVDDADPAGVYFGNRCGELYASADDGDSWRQLASHLPDVLCVRAAVA
- a CDS encoding NADH:flavin oxidoreductase/NADH oxidase: MSALFEPLRLRSLTVPNRLWMAPMCQYSAAPEGPTEGTPGDWHFQHLAARAAGGTGLILTEATAVAPEGRITPYDLGLWNDTQTAAFRRITDAIKAQNSVPGIQIAHAGRKASSERTWVDRGRALRPEEPFGWRPVGPSPLPFDDASTTPEELSTARIAEVVGQFAETARRALDAGFQVAEIHGAHGYLINQFLSPYSNRRTDAYGGSYENRTRLPLEIVDAVRAVWPEDLPVFFRISATDWLSEDDGDDREGWTADDTVRFARDLAEHGVDLLDTSTGGNAPNARIAVGPGYQVPFAERVKKEAGLAVGAVGLITEARQAEKIVAGGQADAVLLGRELLRSPSFAQHAARELGAAVHIPQQYHRAV
- a CDS encoding DUF6214 family protein; this encodes MSESEFYTDNPRYKAQGGALAWPDWELQAHGSAAPELGPWFSARLSFPHGARIDVLVTVNGDRLTVEDVRADPPLTLDDLASLAHWIEGPLDDACRAATGRPPKSAAGAVAAPDPAPRPAPAAPERREGAVRPRRTRAGTDAPADDVVHGEGALCGADAAPTAATAPASTASDDGTPAPAPGAAPDEAPGPAPTTATEAAPDPARTAAPAGDDDPEPDTGPPPAAGAASGDGAGVAARPPDEPRSAVLVRSRAGERRKIAAAAYRAAQQEGRDPIQAVMNATGRNRRRALRLIAGARDAGLLTPRHNKR